In Mus caroli chromosome 16, CAROLI_EIJ_v1.1, whole genome shotgun sequence, the sequence AGAACTGAGGGAAAGGCTTCCAAGAgtcaatataatttttataaaatttataaataaaaagtaaataattattcaataattaattaaataatatataatttttaaaattaaaaatatatatatattataattctaagacaggatcttactatgtagccctggctggcctggaacttatagACCAGGCTCTCTCAAACTTGTCAccttcttcttgtctctgtctcctgagtgctaggattacaagtatatGTCAATATTCCCAGTATTTTGGTGTGTGGGGGTCTAATGTAACACAGGCTGGTTttggacttgctatgtagctaataGTGAACTTGAAtttatcctcctgcttctaccttccaaATGCCAAGgctataggtatgtgccaccatatctagTTTTTGTCatactggggatggaactcagggcctaaTTGATTCTAGGCAgctactctaccaactgagctacatctctggctccaattataattataaaaacaatcCAGAGAATTTTTCAAGTGACAGCTGCTATCTCTAGTTTCTATGACCTGTTTAATTGTAAGGAGAAAGTGAACAGGTCTTTAGAGATACCCTCCTCCCAGACAGGGAGCTACAAGGATGAGCTGACCTTAGGCCTTCCTACCATTGCCACTGAGAGTCAACAACAGGTGACCATCTCTGCTGCCTGGTGAATGGGAGCAGACCCTCAGGAACCTGTCTTCACTCTCAGTTCCCTCACGTTTTCTGCAGGTGTCAACGGGGGAGGACTGGCCCAGGGCCTCACCAGGAAGTCGTCTGTTTTCTTGTCTCCCTGTAGCCTGTGCTCCTCCACATATCCCCTCATCTCCCGCAGGCGCTCCAGCTGCTCCCGGATCTGCTCCTGGAGAAGAGTACTAGTTAAGGTGCTCCCACTTGACTTGCCATTTTTAACCTGTACCAATTCTAGAGGAAAGACTCAACTACTAGGAGCAGAGCCAGGCAAGGGGGAGCTGCAACTGAAAGCAAGAGATGGGGGTGCAGGTTCTAGGAAAGAAGAGGCATGAATTCATCACCAAGGGAAACAGAGCCATGCAAAGCACCGATGATCAATGAGGGAGAATACAGATTTCATACTGAAAGCCAATGCCCTTGGACTGCTGAACAATATAAGTTATCCATTCCTTCTTTGCCATCCCAGTTTATCTTGTGTTTTTACCATTTGGAGCCCAGGAATCCTGACTAATGCATCCCCATCCCAGAGGGGTTGGATAAAGAACACAAGGCCAATTCCCAGAGAGAGATGGGGCCAGGCAACGGAGCACCTCACCTTGTACTCTAGTGCAGCCTCCTCTATAGGGAGCACTCGACAACGGAGCACCTCACCTTGTACTCTAGTGCAGCCTCCTCTATAGGGCGCACTCGATGTCCTTGATGCTCCAGGCTCAGCCTGCAGATGAGGCAGATGGGCTCCCTGTGGTCCTCACAGAAAAGCAGCTGCACCTGCTTCATGTGACGGGGGCACTGTGGTAGGGACTGGGGGCTCTGGGCTTCGCGGCTCTTTCTGTCAAGTAAACCTTGGCACTGAAAACATATGGAGCATCTGCCGGAGGCCTTGGGATCCCCAGGAGCAATGGAGCAGCTACAGGAACTTTGCACACAGGTATCACCACGCAGGACTCCTTCCTGGGTGTGGCAAAGAGGGCACGCAGCCTTGTCCTGTGACCTTCCTGGAGACACAACAGTGGAAAAATTTCCTCAATGGAAAACTCAAGATTCTTACAGGAGAGCAGTTATTCATAGGGCACACATATTCTCAGATCTGGCTACTTCCCAACATgctcttctctgacttccatCCAAACGAGGTTGTTACCAGGTTACTGAGGCTGAGGGTAAAACTTTCTGCTTTTCTGGGCCTGGCGTTCTTGCACATTTATTCTGTGAGATGCCTGTGACCCTTTGGTACAAATCCTATGCTTTCCCCTAGACACAGGTCTAGCCAGTCatatgaaagaaagcaaaacatgCTGACAGCATTTGCTTTCTTACATCAAACTATCACAGATTGCCCACAATTCAAGTCAGCTCCTGGGGCTGGTCACTGTGTGCCACATGTATTGACAGATCCTcactcctagaaaaaaaaaaaaaaaaactggccagAGAGCATGGCAAGCATTTGGAACCTGTGTGCTAGGTGAATCCTCTGCTCCCATTCAAGGAtcacaaataaaagcaaagaaagagactTTATAAAGCCAACGGGTGAATCTTACATCGAGGACAGAACAGTTCTGCAAGTTCTGCTCCAAGGCTACGGGCAGTCTCTCTAATATGTCAGAAGTGAGAAGAGACGCAAAAGAAGTAGAAACACACCCTCCAttagctcttccttccttctccctccctggcCCAGGAATTTACCTCACAAGCAAAATCATAATGTCCCATAAGAAACCATTCTCATGACAGAATCAATAGTTCACCTAGAGGGCTGCTCTTTCCAGCTCACTCCAAATGGAAATTCTCAGCCTCCTGTGCTATTACCAGAAGTCATTTGATCAAATTCTAGTCAAAGGGAAGTGAGCAAGGACAGACAGCttctagaaacatttaaaaatcttcttTGTATCATGATGTCTCCTTTGACCCTCTATACCCCCTACTCCCTTCTCTACATCATGATGTCCCCTTTGACCTTCCATACTCATGAGTGGAACCAGGCAAGGttatgaaaagaagaagaagaagaagaagaagaagaagaagaagaagaagaagaagaagaagaagaagaagaagaagaagaagaagaaggaggaggaggaggaggaggaggaggaggaggaggaggagggggacggggagggggagaaggagaaggagaagaagaaggagaagaagaactTGAGACggaaagacagctcagcaagTCTTAGTTGCGGTCACACAAACGTAAGTCATTTGTGTGAAAGAGGAACAAGCTGTGTTGTTCACCTAAACTGGTGGTTTCTGACTCTCACAGACAAACATAATCCTGATGACTAATTTCCCAGTAAGAGAGTTTTGGTCAACATCTTTTCCCTGCCCAGAGAAAGGTGATTAGTGGAATCTCTGGCCCAAGACCTACCCTGTGGGGTCACTGTGAGAAAGCAATATtgtaaccctttcctctctacaTTCTTAACCTAGCCTGTGCTTCTCTATACAAGAACATCTGAGGGCTCAAGCACTAACCGAAATGTGATGCAACCTGTAGTGCAAGATGTGTAAATGTGCATTTTTCTGGGCCTGCATCACATTTTCTTAAGACCTGAGGGAGGGTACCTTCACAAGCGGCCTGTCCTAAGGATGCTGAGTCTTCTGAAGTTTTAGCTGGTTTTTCACATAGTGACAAAGGCACTTCTGGATCAGAGAGTATGCTGCCAGCTGTCTCTCCCGAGGACTCTGTTGTTTCTGGACTCCCATTTCCATTTTCTGTCCATGATGTAGTGCATCTCTCCTCCCCAATCAACGATGTTTTGGAAGACATGTTTCTGGATGTTTTTTCATCCAGCACCATGGAATGCTCTGGAATCCCTGTGCCCTTTTCTAAAGCCCCTGTAGTCCTTCCATTCAGAGTAGCTGTTCTCATGCGAATGAGACTCCCAtttcttgtttcctcttcagTGGGAAGAGCTTCTGAATTTGGGGGTTCGCCTTCTCTTGAATAAGTGGTAATTTCAAGACTCCTGGGCCGCTTCTTTCCTGAAGGCAAATACACATACACTTcggctttcttgctttctctcctccctggGGCATTGTTGTAAAGTCCTTGAAGCCTCCCTGCAGAGCTGACATTCCTGCGGAGCTGGGCACTTGCTGTGCTCTCCTTATCCCCTGGGGACTGGGTGCCCTGGGTTCTCCTATAGAGAGGCGCTGTGCTCCTGGTCCATGGCTTGGTCTGTGAGTCCAGGCTCTCAGGGCCCCTCTGATCCTTCCTTTTGGTCAGTGACTTCTTCTGGGGTCCCTTCCCCACTTCAGCCTGGCTGGGTGGCAGGGTGTCTGATCCATCATGGTTTTGCTGTGTCCCATCACCTTCAGGGACATCTGATACCTTCACACTCTTGGCTTTATTCTCTGCAGAAGACTGGACAGAACCACCAACTCTATTTTCTTCAATCAAATGTTCTAGAAAGACAATAAGATACAGTCATGAAGCTGTGCTATATTCAAGGCTGGGgttggaggaagggagaaactCCTTAGAAGTTACTAAAAGCAAAGAACTGAACATTCTAGACAACAGATGTCCATTACACAGAACCGTaaaatacatagtaaataaaaacTGGGTTACTGTTATAGATGCATGCATGACTATAGCTGTAACATTTGACttataaagcaaagcaaatagGAAGGGATGAAAGCAACCAGCTCAGTAAGTAAAGCCACTTGCCAACAAGCTCAGCCTCCAGAACCACAGAGGAAAGAATCaattccttcaagttgtcctctgacttttatgCCAGGGCACACTAACACTCACTTACATatgcagacagacacaaaatacataagcaaagtaaaattaaaataggagcctggagagacagagaggtggctcagcagttcaaagcAATGGGAGCTCTTCTATAGcccccagattcagttcccagaatccacacagtagctcacaaccatctgtaactccaaatcCAGGGAATcggattccctcttctggcttttgtggacATCAAGATTGCaagtggtgcacacacatatccagacaaaacacccacacacataaaattaatttaaaaaggaacataTAGAAATGAATCATTTTCAATCATAGCACAAACTGAGGAAAACCTCAGGTCATAAAGGTAAACGTAGATGGTATTTGAAAACAAGTtaagggaactggagagatagagctcttccagaggtcctgagttcaactctcagcaaccacatggatggtgtcttacaaccatctgtaatgagatctgatgccctcttctggtgtgtctgaagagagcaatggtgttctcatatacataaaataaataaataaatctttaaattaattaattaattaatttttaaaaagaaaggaaactcgTTGgaacaggtgtggtggtgtagtTTCTAAcctcagacacagagacaggagcatctctAGAGTTTGAAGCAAgtctagtctatatagtgaggccctgtctagAAATCAAAgccaaaaaataacaaaaacaaaaacagcaagcaAACTTGCCTGCAATTTCAGGATATTGACAGATAAGGTTTAATTTCAAAGTCTACATAATGAAGATAACCCATGATTAACAACTTAAGTTTTCATTTGAAGAAACCTTTCATTAAAAGCAAAGAATGTTTAAATATCCTTGTAAAGTATCCCAAAGAAGAACTCTAAATTGAAATTGGATGGTTAATGAGATTCTCAGACATGTTAGTATGGTTGAATTTCAAGCCTTTTCTGCCAACCTGATGTTAGTCTGGGCTTGATTATTAGTTGAAAACATGGAGTAAAGACTTCTCTAGGTTTTGCTCCATTCGTGATCCACCTGTCCTGAGTCTCACCCACAGCTGAAATatcagtttttattattaatgtcttTGAGGGGGGAGCCTGGGAGCTTCACTAAACAGGTTACAAGGGCCAGAGAGAAGGATGAGGCATGCTAGATTCACACTGCTCGGACTGAAGTGGACAGGGGCTTTCTAACCCTTAGCTAGTAAGCTTGTGTCCGAGCATTCCTCCCCTCCGCCACCAGTAGCTAGCATCCATCCCCACTGGGAAGAGGCTTGGCTACTTACCTGTGCCTGTGGCTTTGCGAAGCTCCTCTGCTAGTTGGCGCTGGTTGGTGGCCCGCAGGATCTGCACGGTCAGTCTTACAGCATACTCCTCCCCGTAGTAGGTTATCAGAAGGCTGGCCAGCTTTACTGGCCTGGCCATCTGCATATGGCCCCGGGGGATCCTAGAGTGGCCCTTCTCCAGGCTGGTGTTCTGTAGCTTGAACTTGAACTTCTCAAAGTCATAGGGCAGCAGCTCCTCCAGGGTGTTTAGCAGATGATCACCAAGGGTCTTGGCCATGGTGCGGGCCAGGAGGGACTGCAGCCAGCTATGTGGCTTCTGGAAGACGATAATGACCTCTCTTCCTGCAACTTGAGAACAAGCAAGAAATAGCTTGTGAAATAACGGACAAGGCACAGGAAGCACATCAGCTTTGGTGGGAACTGAGAGTAAAAATGAGGGCGTGTCCAGGGTCTAGCCTACTGCATGCTTTCTTTGAGGATTCAGAGTCTTTTCCAATGGGGAGGTCTCCACCTTGCCAGCCTATGTCCTGGTTAAACAACAGGCAGGCCAGACTCTAAGGGTAGCTCTGGGATTGACAGCCAGACCTTCCAGCTGCTCCTGAGCTCTTGCTCGCTCTCAGGACCGTAGGCCGTGGAAGAGGGAGATGATCTTACGTGGAGTTAGCCCCCTCTGGCCAACTGCTCTCTTTGGACTCTTGAGGTTTATAAACCTGCAGGGCCAATGGCCGGTGAAGGAACAAACAGCAAATAATCCCTATAGGCTTTGCCTGGGTCTTCTCAAGAAAGCAGAAGCCAGAAAGGCACTGCAATGCATGTCCAGTCTGTCTGGTCCATGTCTAGTCTATCCAGCAGCGTAAAGTGTTCAGACGGGACCTGCGGACCACCTTTGTTGCCAGCATTCTCATGCATCTATTCCCACAGCCAACTTGGCCCTGGCTTCCTAGGTCCACTAACTGTTTCTGTGCTAAATTTTCTGTGGTCTCCTTTACTTTTGTCTTAACCATTGgagaacaaataaaaagcattatTATCTATCATTCTAAACACCCTAGATATCTGTGAAGGCTGATGTTGATTGCCAATCTGACAtgcttgggaagagggaacctcaattgaaaaactGCTTCCATCAGAATGGCCTGTAGGCATGTATGTGGGGCTTTTTCCTGATTGATATCCAATAAAGTAGTGCCACGCCCACTGGGGGTGATACCATCCTAAGCAGGTGGCTTTGGCATATACAATAAATGTGACTGAATCCAGGTGGTGCTAGAGGCACACAcctctcagcacttgagaggcagaggcaggtggatttctgtgagttggagggcagcctggtccaaaaagtgagttccagaacagccagggctgttacatagaaaaaccctgtcttggaaaaaatagaaagaaaggcagagagagagagagagagagagagagagagagagagagagagagagagaatgtgagccTAAGAGCGAGCCAATCAGTGCTCCGCCAGCATTTCTGCCTCAAGCTCTTGCTTTatttcctgtcttggcttcctttgACCATGCATTGTACCTGGAAGATGAAACAAACCGtttccttcccaaattgcttttggtatggATCAcggcaacagaaaacaaactagaacaaGACCCTAAATACTTCGAATAATATATTACCTTATTGTGTATGTGTTGatgatgtgtgtatgcacacatttgGGTggatgcatgtgaatgtgtactTTATAGAGGCCAAAGATTGGCACTGTGTTGTCTTCCTTTATCGATTTCCAtccaattgattgattgattgattgattgattgattgatttttatttgagacagggtttctcacctAAAGCTCtcacctggagctcaccaattcatCCAGACTGAGTGGTCTAGAGCCTCCAGGATTCTCCATCTCTCTGACACTGGGATTAAACAAGTGTCCCGGCATACCTGACTTTTTACATCAGTGCtaaagatctgaactcaggtcttaacCATTGTGTGATAAACAAGCATGAAATCCACCTCACTGGCCCCCCAAAGGTGCAACACTAAGTAAGCACAGTGCAAGCTTTACACTCAGGAAAGCAGCGCTGCCACAGTAGAGCAGCCAGCTATGAAGAAGCATCCCCATCGTCCCAGAAGTCTCTTGTGctccctttgcttttctttcatttgagatATTGACTTTTTTCCactttaatttgatgttggtgttttattcatataaacattttaaaataattagttaaTTTGCATTGATGTATATCCACTGTCTATAGTTCTAGTTTAGACAGGGTCATTTCATACAACTATAGAATAGACTTAAAATAGATTTCTCCCATatctcctgccccctccctctcttggTCCCTTTTGTTCCCCCAGACaatgtttttttctactttaacgtcacatatacatacatgattttAAGTATCTATCCAAAAACTAGAAaccataaatgaaagaaaatgttaccTTTCTAAGATTGACTTAATTCATTTAATATGCTCACCCTCATTTGCATCCATTTTTGAAAAtggtttataattttattcttctttattactgagaaaactttcaaatatatattacatatattacattttcTACATTCATTCTCCATCTTTTAAAGTATCATTTTCTAAATACAATGTCAATCTAATATTTTACATTCGGGTCAATGTTGAATGTTTTATAATCTAAATAGTTCaacttgattttcatttcccaaaGTACAAGTGTATTTTTTACAAATCGGAGCCTGTGTGATGACAATAGATTTGGAAATGTTGTATAGATAGCAATACTTTGTTGGGTGAGTTTGCAAAGGGAAAGTTTAGGAGGAGGTGCATGAGGAACAGTATTCTCTATGCAACGATTGCATGGAGGGCTAAAGTCACGAAATAGAGGGAGGGTGCCCTTGACTAGAGATAGGTACTTTTTCTGTTTCTGGGGAGTTCACATCCTAATCATGGAAGACTGGCAGTACCAAAGAAAAGGATTCAGTAACCTTTGAATTATTTATTGTGAGAAATGCCATATAACGACAGAGACAGTCACAGACACTAGGTGGGAGATGTCTGAGATGGCTTCTGGCTTGTTTGGTTGAGGCCAGGTGTTCTCATTTAGAAGTGAGTGTGGAACTCCTTATGTAGAATGATGGCtgtgaactcctgaccctctgcctccacctttcaATGTTCACATTAGTGCTTGGATGCCACACTAGGCTTTTTGAGGTTTTCGTTTGTAATGGGCTTTCATATAAGTCAGGGTCTCCCTGAACTTTCTATGTACCTAAGAATAGTCTTGATCTCATcatgcctcctaaatgctgggactaaCAGGCGAGCACTGACACCTCAGGCTATTTGATTTTTGATGAAGGgatagtttctttgttttgaaattggtTCTCAAAAATTGAGGGATGTGTGTAATAGCCCAGAGTCTTGAAATGCTGGAAAATTACCCTTTGTAAAAAACTTTTCTGTAGGTTTACATTACTGAAAGAAAATAGCTCCCCTTGCAAAATAAATTAAGTCAAACCAATCAGAAATTTTCCAAGcactttttgaaaaatattgagTTTACTCAAAACGTcaaatagaacaacaacaacaaaaaaaaaaagtccatgccCTCTTTTACacagggttcctattgctgtgataaacaccatgatctAAACCAAGTTGGGGAAGTAAGAATCTATTTGGCTAAACTTCCACATCACAGCCTACCATCAaaggaacttgaggcaggaactgaagaagccACAGAGAAATGCTCTCTGGTTTGTTCACTCCACTTGCTTT encodes:
- the Mefv gene encoding pyrin isoform X2, encoding MAKTLGDHLLNTLEELLPYDFEKFKFKLQNTSLEKGHSRIPRGHMQMARPVKLASLLITYYGEEYAVRLTVQILRATNQRQLAEELRKATGTEHLIEENRVGGSVQSSAENKAKSVKVSDVPEGDGTQQNHDGSDTLPPSQAEVGKGPQKKSLTKRKDQRGPESLDSQTKPWTRSTAPLYRRTQGTQSPGDKESTASAQLRRNVSSAGRLQGLYNNAPGRRESKKAEVYVYLPSGKKRPRSLEITTYSREGEPPNSEALPTEEETRNGSLIRMRTATLNGRTTGALEKGTGIPEHSMVLDEKTSRNMSSKTSLIGEERCTTSWTENGNGSPETTESSGETAGSILSDPEVPLSLCEKPAKTSEDSASLGQAACEGRSQDKAACPLCHTQEGVLRGDTCVQSSCSCSIAPGDPKASGRCSICFQCQGLLDRKSREAQSPQSLPQCPRHMKQVQLLFCEDHREPICLICRLSLEHQGHRVRPIEEAALEYKEQIREQLERLREMRGYVEEHRLQGDKKTDDFLKQTETQKQKISCSLEKLYQFLEKQEQLFVTWLQELSQTISKVRETYYTRVSLLDELIGELEAKKDQPEWELMQDIGITLHRAKMMSASELLDTPPGVKEKLHLLYQKSKSVEKNMQCFSEMLSSEMAFSASDVAKWEGCQPSTTQVQGLVPIIHLKCDGAHTQDCDVVLYPEREAGGSEPKDYLHPQPAQDTPALHEIHSRNNKRKIKSFLKWKPSFSRTDWRLRTCCYRDLDQAAAHSNLIFSTI
- the Mefv gene encoding pyrin isoform X3 is translated as MAKTLGDHLLNTLEELLPYDFEKFKFKLQNTSLEKGHSRIPRGHMQMARPVKLASLLITYYGEEYAVRLTVQILRATNQRQLAEELRKATGTEHLIEENRVGGSVQSSAENKAKSVKVSDVPEGDGTQQNHDGSDTLPPSQAEVGKGPQKKSLTKRKDQRGPESLDSQTKPWTRSTAPLYRRTQGTQSPGDKESTASAQLRRNVSSAGRLQGLYNNAPGRRESKKAEVYVYLPSGKKRPRSLEITTYSREGEPPNSEALPTEEETRNGSLIRMRTATLNGRTTGALEKGTGIPEHSMVLDEKTSRNMSSKTSLIGEERCTTSWTENGNGSPETTESSGETAGSILSDPEVPLSLCEKPAKTSEDSASLGQAACEGRSQDKAACPLCHTQEGVLRGDTCVQSSCSCSIAPGDPKASGRCSICFQCQGLLDRKSREAQSPQSLPQCPRHMKQVQLLFCEDHREPICLICRLSLEHQGHRVRPIEEAALEYKEQIREQLERLREMRGYVEEHRLQGDKKTDDFLKQTETQKQKISCSLEKLYQFLEKQEQLFVTWLQELSQTISKVRETYYTRVSLLDELIGELEAKKDQPEWELMQDIGITLHRAKMMSASELLDTPPGVKEKLHLLYQKSKSVEKNMQCFSEMLSSEMAFSASDVAKWEGCQPSTTQVQGLVPIIHLKCDGAHTQDCDVVLYPEREAGGSEPKDYLHPQPAQDTPALHEIHSRNNKRKIKSFLKWKPSFLP
- the Mefv gene encoding pyrin isoform X1, which codes for MAKTLGDHLLNTLEELLPYDFEKFKFKLQNTSLEKGHSRIPRGHMQMARPVKLASLLITYYGEEYAVRLTVQILRATNQRQLAEELRKATGTEHLIEENRVGGSVQSSAENKAKSVKVSDVPEGDGTQQNHDGSDTLPPSQAEVGKGPQKKSLTKRKDQRGPESLDSQTKPWTRSTAPLYRRTQGTQSPGDKESTASAQLRRNVSSAGRLQGLYNNAPGRRESKKAEVYVYLPSGKKRPRSLEITTYSREGEPPNSEALPTEEETRNGSLIRMRTATLNGRTTGALEKGTGIPEHSMVLDEKTSRNMSSKTSLIGEERCTTSWTENGNGSPETTESSGETAGSILSDPEVPLSLCEKPAKTSEDSASLGQAACEGTLPQVLRKCDAGPEKCTFTHLALQVASHFGRSQDKAACPLCHTQEGVLRGDTCVQSSCSCSIAPGDPKASGRCSICFQCQGLLDRKSREAQSPQSLPQCPRHMKQVQLLFCEDHREPICLICRLSLEHQGHRVRPIEEAALEYKEQIREQLERLREMRGYVEEHRLQGDKKTDDFLKQTETQKQKISCSLEKLYQFLEKQEQLFVTWLQELSQTISKVRETYYTRVSLLDELIGELEAKKDQPEWELMQDIGITLHRAKMMSASELLDTPPGVKEKLHLLYQKSKSVEKNMQCFSEMLSSEMAFSASDVAKWEGCQPSTTQVQGLVPIIHLKCDGAHTQDCDVVLYPEREAGGSEPKDYLHPQPAQDTPALHEIHSRNNKRKIKSFLKWKPSFIGSTLGEAHRSALPARHSSSCSYRDLDQAAAHSNLIFSTI